The DNA region GAGCAGATTGACATGATTATTCAGGCATTTGCGCAGCTAAAAAAATGATGCTCTCTCCCCGCAGCGGATATTTTTCCTGAAAATACCCGCTGCGGTTTCTGAATCTCCAGCCCATCGTACTGCCTGCTAAATGTTGTGATATCAGGGCTGGCGATCGAATCGAAAAACAAGAATTAGCGCCACCACCAGCAGCAATGCCGGGGGTACCAGCGTTGTCATCTGCACGTTAAGAGAATACAGCAATCCCAGGTTGGCGATGATCTGGTCGCAGACGTAAGTCAGCAGTCCAACGACCACGCCAGCGGCTAAGCGACTCCCCAGTCCAGGGGCGCGGGGCGCGCTAAAAGTGAAAGGGATTGCCAGTAAAATCATCGCCAGGATCAACAGCGGATGTCCCAACTTCTGCCACAACGCCAGCGTAAATTCGAGGCTGGGTTGACCCGTGTTCTTCAGGTAGGAAATATAATGACTGAGTTGCTTAACTGAAAAGCTACTGCCAGGTAAGGTGAGTTCCTGCAGGCTCATGCCTGCAAAGAGAGATGGCCATGCTACGTTTTCTTTCGCCTCTGTGGTCTCTTTACCGTTGGCCCACTCTTTTTGATTTACACCTTTAAGCAGCCAGATTCCATTATCTGAAATGGTCGCTGTTTGCGCATAAATATACCGTTGCAGCGTGTGGTCCACCCGGTAGTAAAACAGCTCAATGCCGACTGGCTGGCGCTGTTCGTTCAGTGATTTCACCGTTACAAACTCATTGCCGCGGCGGGCCCACAGAATATTTCCCGCCGTATCCTGGCTGGTATAGCGCGTTTTTATCTGCAATGCCCGCTGTTGCAGTGGCGAGGCAACCCATTCATCAATGGCGCCGAGGGCCACGGTCAGCATCAGTCCTGCGCTAAGCGTTACCATGGCTATTCTGAAAATTGAATAACCCGTGGTGCGTATTGCGATTAATTCCCCGCTTTTCGACAACTGTCCCAGCCCAACGATACCGCCGATCAGCGCGATAAACGGGCCAAGATCGATGAAGGTTCTGGGCAATGTCATCAACACGACCATCACGGCCTGCGTCCAGCGATATCCGTCAGGACTCACATCATCGAGTTCGTTGATCAGATTGAAGGTGGTAAACAGGGGAAGCAGTAACCCCGCGGCAGCCGCAAATCCTAAAGAAAGATTGCGTATTAAATAGCGGCTGAAGAGATTCATCGACGAATTTTCCACAGCAGAGTGCCGTCGCGGATCAGCAGAAGAAACAAGCCAACCAGCATGAGCAGGGGAATCAACCACAGGCCAGGAATCACGGGCAATGCGCCGTTGGCAACCAGCGTGCGGCAAATGTTGCCGCCATAAAAAATGATGACGAATAAGAGCGTGAGCGGGGTAAGCGTAGAAAACCGTCCCTGGCGTGGCCTGACGCGGCTTAGCGGGATCGCCAGCAGCGCCATTAGCAATGTGCTGACGCCACGGCTTTCCCGCCATTGCAGTTCCGCAGTATCAGCAGGTGCAGAGGAACGAAAGAGCGTTGCGACAGATTTCGCCTTGCGTTTGACCTCGTCATTCTGGTCGAACGGCTTCAGGTTCAGTCTGAGATTACGAAAAACTTGCTCGCTATCATCCCGGCCCTGGTGCGCCAGAACATAGGCGGTACCGGTGTGCAACATCACCGTGGGGGTCGACGGCGACGGGTCGACAACCTCAACACCGCTGGCCCTGAAGATACTGGTCTTATTGCCAGAGGAGGTATAAATCAGCGTATCGATGAGATGATTCGTGTCGGGATCAATCTGCCGGGCGAGGATCATCCGCCCGCTGTTGTTGATATTAAACTTTCTTGCCTGCAGATGACGGACATCCAGCTCAGACTGCGACTGTTGTTCTAGCTGATAAATTTGCGAGTAAGCCCAGGGTCTACCGTACAGTGACAGTAGCGTCACCAGAATACTCAAGGGAACGGCGAGGTACATGACGGCGCGATAAAGGCGTGAAGGCGTAGCACCAGAGGCGGATATCGCCGTGATCTCCGAATCGGTATACATTTGACCCAGGGTGACGCCGACGGAAACGTACAGGCCAACCGGGAGCAGCATCTCCAGCGCAATCAGTACCTTGTAGAAGACAACATCCAGCACGACGTCCAGGGCTAATGTACCGTTTGCCGCTTCGGTCAGGTAGCGCTGCGCGCAATAGCTGGCGAAAATAAAGATCAGAAAACCTACCATGGTCACGACCAGTCGTTGAATACCGGTCATGATGTAGCGTTCAATTAATTTCATCGCGAGCCCGGCTATTCATTAACCATCTCTTGTACCATCGCGATAACCTGATGCACCTCTTTCGGCGTCAGATCGCCATCCTTTGCCCACAGAACGCGGCCCTCTTTATCCAGCACCAGAATGGTCGAACTCATCTCATTGAGTTGCCAGGCACTGCGCCCCAGTCCGCTGCTGTCGATGATAAATTGCGCCCACGGGTAGCGGCGTTTGTTTTTTTCTATTTTGCCGAGCACGAAGAAACCGGAGCCAAAGATCACATCGTCTGTATTCACGATGGTGGTGGGCTGAAAACGGTCCTGGGGAAAATTGGCGGCTTTTACGGCCTTAATCAGCATTGAGTTTTTCTTTTTTGCGGATTTTCGTCCGGCAATGTACTGAACAATGCGCACTTTCCCCGCCAGTTCGCCGCTATTCCAGGTTCGATAGCTAAACGCATCGTGATTATCCAGCAGCAATTCGCCGCGATCCGTAATGGCGACCGGCTTGACCGGTTGGCCTTCGACAAAGTTATGCGCGAAGGCCAGCCAGGGCGAGAGCAGGAATGAAGCAATCAGTAATTGACGTAGCAGCATCGCAGATCCTTTATGTCGCTGAGTCAGAATAGGGAATCATGTGCAGCCCGACCTACAGAGGATAACGGGTGAGCAATTGTTCTATACGCTCGCGAATAGCGCTATCCAGTACGCCTGGCGCGTTGTACGGTTTTCTCATTTCCATCGCATCGGTCACCATCTCATCATGCTGGTCTCCCATCAGACCATTAATCGCGGCCAGAAAGCGGGAGACGGCGCGAGCATCGTGATTGTCCGGATAGAGAGAGCGTAACGTGTCGTAATAAGAAACCTGCTGACTGATGATTTTCCGCATGGCATGAAATTCACTGCCCGTCAGTTGCGGTCTGGCAATAAATTCTCGCAGCGTGCGCATTTGCGCCTGACAATAGGCCATAAATTCGCTTGCTGTCTCTGGCTGACTGTGGCGCAGGGAATACTGGACGATTCGCCAGACGGGGAGGCTCAGGTAAATACGCAACTGCCTTCCATAAGTGGCAGTAATCGTTTTATTCCCGTTACGAAATCCGTCCTGGAAGTGACCGAGAAAAACGGTGGTTTTGCTGAATAAAAAACCTGACCGGTGGTTTTTGCGGTAGAGTCGCTGAGCAAAACGTAAATGCTTATAACGCGCGCGAATGTATTTGTATTGCTTCCGTTCGCTGTCTGACAGTTCGCCGCCTTGTAATGGCTTCAGTACCAACTGCAATAAGTCCTTTCGGGTAAAACCATCCTCCCAAAACTGCAGGCACAGATCATAACAGCGGCGGATATTGACGTCGGTGCAGTCGATCGGCACACGCTCCGGCAGTCTAGCGTTGAGATCAACAATGTCATCCTCTTCCACCGCCACAAACAGGCGCTGGAGAACGTCAGGTGAGAATTTTTCGTGCGTCATGAGTGAGTCTCTTTAACCGCTGTATAGGGCAACCCACGGCGATGGCGGTAAGCGTGTAGCGTCGGGATCAAGGAAAGCAGTACATCCAGGCACTGTCCGGCGAAGTAGGCAAACGCAGCGCCGACCACGCCAAAGAGATGCGACAGCCCCGGCAGCAGGACAATGTAGGCAATGGAGGCGATAGTCTGTGCGGTCAGAAAAGCCCGCTGTTTGCCGGACATGAGCAGCAGCGATTCCTG from Citrobacter amalonaticus Y19 includes:
- the lptF gene encoding LPS export ABC transporter permease LptF, with the protein product MKLIERYIMTGIQRLVVTMVGFLIFIFASYCAQRYLTEAANGTLALDVVLDVVFYKVLIALEMLLPVGLYVSVGVTLGQMYTDSEITAISASGATPSRLYRAVMYLAVPLSILVTLLSLYGRPWAYSQIYQLEQQSQSELDVRHLQARKFNINNSGRMILARQIDPDTNHLIDTLIYTSSGNKTSIFRASGVEVVDPSPSTPTVMLHTGTAYVLAHQGRDDSEQVFRNLRLNLKPFDQNDEVKRKAKSVATLFRSSAPADTAELQWRESRGVSTLLMALLAIPLSRVRPRQGRFSTLTPLTLLFVIIFYGGNICRTLVANGALPVIPGLWLIPLLMLVGLFLLLIRDGTLLWKIRR
- a CDS encoding YtfJ family protein — translated: MLLRQLLIASFLLSPWLAFAHNFVEGQPVKPVAITDRGELLLDNHDAFSYRTWNSGELAGKVRIVQYIAGRKSAKKKNSMLIKAVKAANFPQDRFQPTTIVNTDDVIFGSGFFVLGKIEKNKRRYPWAQFIIDSSGLGRSAWQLNEMSSTILVLDKEGRVLWAKDGDLTPKEVHQVIAMVQEMVNE
- the lptG gene encoding LPS export ABC transporter permease LptG produces the protein MNLFSRYLIRNLSLGFAAAAGLLLPLFTTFNLINELDDVSPDGYRWTQAVMVVLMTLPRTFIDLGPFIALIGGIVGLGQLSKSGELIAIRTTGYSIFRIAMVTLSAGLMLTVALGAIDEWVASPLQQRALQIKTRYTSQDTAGNILWARRGNEFVTVKSLNEQRQPVGIELFYYRVDHTLQRYIYAQTATISDNGIWLLKGVNQKEWANGKETTEAKENVAWPSLFAGMSLQELTLPGSSFSVKQLSHYISYLKNTGQPSLEFTLALWQKLGHPLLILAMILLAIPFTFSAPRAPGLGSRLAAGVVVGLLTYVCDQIIANLGLLYSLNVQMTTLVPPALLLVVALILVFRFDRQP